The following coding sequences are from one Musa acuminata AAA Group cultivar baxijiao chromosome BXJ1-6, Cavendish_Baxijiao_AAA, whole genome shotgun sequence window:
- the LOC103988789 gene encoding pentatricopeptide repeat-containing protein At3g29230-like translates to MRYFSGAAFSSAFLLPLFNVAIRSLSKSPLTSAPFAALRLYLLMTRASLHPGRFTLPFLLNCSAAIPSLPLGSELHSRALRSGLLAVLPVSNALVDMYGKCGSLLLARAAFLDIPLKDVVSFNALLGAHARLGADMPSALRLFDAMPHRNVISWNALIVGYANAGDLSSARAVFDRMPVQNTVSWTVMVVGYCKTGAVVAARELFDRMPEKNLVSSTAMITGYSQCGMPKEAFALFRRLERQRIEPDAATMVGVISALAQLGSVELANWVGSYVDRKKIDRNERVLTALVDMHAKCGNVEKALHAFEEIHFPDAYSYTALINGLASHGHELKALDIFDRMQKEAIKPDPITFVGVLSACSHAGLVDKGLEYWESMFRVYGMDRRADHYACVVDMLGRAGRLKQAFEMIQSMPMGPHPGALGALLAACRTYANIEIAESVAKELFKLEPNNTGNYILLSSIYAERGQWEDAARVRAMIRGRKFNKLPGLSWIDEQQRGRRFQNKVLMHIK, encoded by the coding sequence ATGCGCTACTTCTCCGGTGCCGCTTTCTCTTCTGCCTTTCTCCTTCCCCTTTTCAATGTCGCCATCCGCTCCCTCTCCAAGTCTCCACTTACCTCCGCCCCGTTTGCTGCCCTCCGGCTCTACCTCCTCATGACCCGCGCTTCTCTCCACCCCGGCCGCTTCACCCTCCCCTTCCTCCTCAACTGCTCCGCCGCCATCCCCTCCCTCCCCCTTGGCTCTGAGCTCCACTCCCGCGCCCTCCGCTCTGGCCTCCTCGCCGTCCTCCCCGTCTCCAACGCCCTCGTCGACATGTACGGCAAGTGCGGCTCCCTCCTCCTTGCCCGCGCTGCCTTCCTTGATATACCCCTCAAGGACGTCGTCTCCTTCAACGCCCTCCTCGGCGCCCACGCTCGTCTTGGTGCCGACATGCCTTCCGCCCTGCGGTTATTCGACGCCATGCCCCACCGGAACGTCATATCCTGGAACGCCTTGATTGTCGGCTACGCCAATGCCGGCGACCTGTCCTCCGCCAGGGCCGTCTTCGACCGGATGCCGGTCCAAAACACCGTCTCTTGGACCGTCATGGTGGTTGGGTACTGTAAAACTGGCGCTGTCGTTGCCGCCAGAGAACTGTTCGACCGAATGCCCGAAAAGAACCTGGTATCATCGACTGCGATGATCACCGGGTACTCCCAATGTGGAATGCCTAAGGAGGCTTTTGCGCTGTTCCGCCGGTTGGAACGGCAGAGGATTGAGCCAGACGCAGCCACAATGGTTGGTGTCATTTCTGCATTGGCTCAGTTAGGGAGTGTGGAGTTGGCGAACTGGGTTGGGTCGTATGTCGACCGCAAGAAGATCGACAGGAATGAACGTGTTCTCACTGCACTTGTGGATATGCATGCCAAGTGCGGGAATGTCGAGAAAGCCCTTCATGCATTCGAGGAGATACATTTCCCGGACGCATACTCATACACGGCTCTCATCAATGGACTGGCGTCCCATGGACATGAATTGAAGGCGCTTGACATTTTTGACAGGATGCAAAAGGAGGCGATCAAGCCAGATCCGATCACGTTTGTTGGCGTGCTGAGTGCCTGTAGCCATGCAGGGCTTGTTGACAAGGGGCTCGAGTACTGGGAAAGCATGTTTCGTGTCTATGGTATGGATCGGAGGGCCGACCACTATGCTTGTGTCGTAGACATGCTTGGACGGGCAGGGAGGCTTAAACAAGCTTTTGAAATGATTCAGAGCATGCCGATGGGGCCTCATCCCGGAGCCCTTGGGGCATTGCTTGCAGCTTGTAGGACTTATGCAAATATTGAGATTGCAGAGAGTGTTGCAAAAGAGCTCTTTAAGCTGGAGCCCAATAATACAGGGAATTATATACTTCTATCCAGTATATATGCTGAGAGAGGACAATGGGAGGATGCTGCAAGAGTTAGAGCAATGATAAGGGGCAGAAAATTCAACAAGCTTCCAGGATTGAGTTGGATTGACGAACAGCAGAGAGGCCGTAGATTTCAGAATAAGGTACTGATGCACATCAAATGA